A DNA window from Verrucomicrobiia bacterium contains the following coding sequences:
- a CDS encoding ABC transporter ATP-binding protein, translating to MSNEPANAMLDARNLHKRYEMGPRSLEVLRGVSLTIARGDFLALRGASGTGKSTLLHLLGGLDSPNVGEVWFDGKNLAKLSTTALARLRNLKVGFIFQAYHLLPELDALENVCLPARMARTSASATEARARELLARVGLKDRMEHRPTELSGGEQQRVAIARAMINSPELILADEPTGNLDSQTGGEIMDLLCALRTEHNTTLVIATHDSKLAGRAPKVVHLADGQIVQK from the coding sequence ATGAGTAACGAACCCGCCAACGCCATGCTCGACGCGCGCAATCTCCATAAGCGCTATGAAATGGGCCCGCGCTCGCTCGAAGTTTTGCGCGGGGTCAGTTTGACCATCGCGCGCGGGGATTTTCTCGCGCTGCGCGGTGCATCCGGCACGGGCAAGAGCACGCTGTTGCATCTGTTGGGCGGACTTGATTCGCCGAATGTGGGTGAAGTCTGGTTCGATGGAAAAAATCTCGCCAAGCTTTCCACAACGGCGCTCGCGCGCTTGCGCAACTTGAAAGTCGGTTTTATTTTTCAGGCGTATCATCTCTTGCCCGAACTCGATGCCTTGGAAAACGTCTGCCTGCCCGCGCGCATGGCTCGCACTTCGGCTTCCGCGACGGAAGCGCGCGCGCGCGAATTGCTTGCCCGCGTGGGATTGAAGGATCGCATGGAGCATCGGCCCACTGAGCTTTCCGGCGGCGAACAGCAACGGGTCGCGATTGCGCGGGCGATGATTAATTCACCCGAATTGATTCTTGCCGATGAGCCGACCGGGAATCTCGATTCGCAAACCGGCGGTGAAATCATGGATTTGCTCTGTGCTTTGCGCACGGAACACAACACGACGCTCGTCATTGCCACTCACGATTCCAAACTTGCCGGTCGCGCGCCAAAAGTCGTCCATCTCGCAGACGGCCAAATCGTGCAGAAGTGA
- the guaA gene encoding glutamine-hydrolyzing GMP synthase: MNEQIVILDFGSQYTQVIARRIRECNVYSIILRYDTPAAEIAALRPSGLILSGGPSSVYAKDAPLPDKNIFQLGVPILGICFGIQLLAQYLGGKVEKGLKREYGKGTLQVKDSFCPLFANLPEKLQVWNSHADKLTKVPAGFKSVAVTENSPYAAIENRAAKIFGLQFHPEVAHTPQGKKIIANFVHNICGCGKNWTMHNYIDQAVAAIRTQVGDERVILGLSGGVDSSVAAALLHKAIGDQLTCIFVNNGLLRGREAGVVQEVFSRHFKIRLQYEDASKLFLNRLKGVTDPERKRKIIGRTFIEVFQAATKRAGKAKFLAQGTLYPDVIESVPIAGNPAAMIKSHHNVGGLPKKMKFQLVEPLKCLFKDEVRELGLELGLPREIVLRQPFPGPGLAVRILGEVTERRCDILREADTIVVEEMKSSGWYYKIWQSFAVLLPVKSVGVMGDERTYEYTIALRAVESQDGMTADWVKLPYDVLEKVSSRITNEVKGVNRVCFDITSKPPGTIEWE, translated from the coding sequence ATGAACGAACAAATTGTCATCCTCGATTTCGGTTCCCAATACACCCAGGTCATCGCGCGCCGCATCCGCGAGTGCAATGTCTATTCCATCATCCTGCGCTACGACACGCCCGCGGCGGAAATCGCCGCATTGCGCCCCAGCGGATTGATCCTGTCTGGCGGCCCATCGAGCGTTTATGCTAAGGACGCTCCCCTGCCCGATAAAAATATTTTTCAACTCGGCGTGCCCATTCTCGGGATTTGTTTCGGCATCCAACTGCTCGCGCAATATCTCGGCGGCAAAGTCGAGAAAGGCCTCAAGCGCGAATACGGCAAAGGCACGTTGCAGGTGAAGGACAGCTTTTGCCCGCTCTTCGCGAATCTTCCCGAGAAGTTGCAGGTGTGGAATTCCCACGCTGATAAACTCACCAAAGTCCCCGCCGGATTCAAGTCCGTCGCGGTGACGGAAAATTCGCCCTACGCCGCCATCGAAAATCGCGCGGCAAAAATTTTCGGCCTGCAATTTCATCCCGAAGTCGCCCACACGCCGCAGGGTAAAAAGATCATCGCCAATTTCGTCCATAATATTTGCGGCTGCGGCAAAAACTGGACGATGCACAATTACATTGATCAGGCGGTGGCCGCGATTCGCACCCAGGTCGGCGACGAGCGCGTGATCCTCGGCTTGAGCGGCGGGGTGGATTCGAGCGTCGCCGCCGCGCTCTTGCACAAGGCCATCGGCGATCAACTCACCTGCATCTTCGTCAACAACGGCCTGTTGCGCGGACGCGAGGCGGGCGTCGTGCAGGAAGTTTTCAGTCGGCATTTCAAGATCCGCTTGCAGTACGAGGATGCCTCGAAACTTTTCCTGAATCGTCTCAAGGGCGTGACCGATCCAGAACGCAAACGCAAAATTATCGGCCGCACTTTCATCGAGGTTTTTCAGGCCGCCACCAAGCGCGCGGGCAAGGCGAAGTTTCTCGCGCAAGGCACGCTCTACCCCGATGTGATTGAATCGGTTCCCATCGCGGGCAATCCCGCCGCCATGATCAAGAGCCATCATAACGTCGGCGGCTTGCCCAAAAAAATGAAATTTCAACTGGTCGAACCGTTGAAATGTTTGTTCAAGGACGAAGTGCGCGAACTCGGATTGGAATTGGGCTTGCCGCGCGAGATCGTTTTACGCCAGCCGTTCCCCGGACCGGGTTTGGCCGTGCGCATCCTCGGCGAAGTCACCGAGCGGCGTTGCGATATTTTGCGCGAGGCCGACACCATCGTCGTCGAGGAAATGAAATCGAGCGGGTGGTATTACAAGATTTGGCAAAGCTTCGCGGTGCTGCTGCCGGTGAAAAGCGTCGGCGTCATGGGTGACGAACGCACTTATGAATACACCATCGCGTTGCGCGCGGTGGAATCGCAGGACGGCATGACGGCGGATTGGGTAAAGCTTCCGTACGACGTGCTCGAAAAAGTTTCCAGCCGCATCACGAATGAAGTCAAAGGCGTCAACCGCGTGTGCTTCGACATCACGAGCAAGCCGCCGGGAACGATTGAGTGGGAATAA
- the recG gene encoding ATP-dependent DNA helicase RecG, with amino-acid sequence MSVPPANPSPIASPLERPLRHVRGVGSDREAQLARLDLLTVGDLFLHRPRRYEDRRHFRAISELQPEEAATTRGKIIALGLKRFRGGQKSVFEIIVDDGSARLHCRWWNLPFMQNYFAVGDELFIFGKLKPGKPRTMDHPETEIIEDGDESAIHINRIAPIYPLTEGLPQRWLRALIWRALHLFEGHITEPWPALALNDFPARANAIRMLHFPEALDDMEMARRRLALDEFIVLQSDIRARRKKFEAKAKGLPCAGNNQLIRPFLAKLGFHLTDAQTRVLRELRHDLGGPHPMRRLLQGDVGSGKTAVAACSALMALESGYNVALMAPTEILAAQHFQTFTRWFEPLGIDVQLQTGSRKTERASLLAKNSRGILTIGTHALIESGFAMERLGLVIIDEQHKFGVTQREQFVRKGNYPHLLVMTATPIPRTLGLTLYGELDVSVIDELPKGRGQIKTFVRAADKLPKVWAFAREKLAAGRQAYVVYPRIEETGAAGLKAVTKEFEHLKKLFAPHAVGLLHGRLASAEKERVMAGFRNGEIKVLLATPLIEVGVDVPNATIMVIENAEQFGLAQLHQLRGRIGRGAHDSTCILVANAKNAEARQRLAVLEETMDGFRIAEADLKLRGPGELLGQQQSGMPSFRFGDLVKDFELIKLARDLATKLQS; translated from the coding sequence ATGTCCGTGCCGCCCGCCAATCCTTCCCCCATCGCTTCGCCGCTGGAACGCCCATTGCGGCACGTGCGCGGCGTCGGCTCGGACCGCGAGGCGCAACTCGCCCGCCTGGACCTGCTCACCGTCGGCGATCTTTTTCTGCACCGCCCGCGGCGTTACGAAGACCGCCGCCATTTTCGCGCCATCAGTGAATTGCAACCCGAGGAAGCCGCCACGACCCGCGGAAAAATCATCGCCCTCGGCCTCAAGCGATTTCGCGGCGGCCAAAAATCAGTTTTCGAAATCATAGTGGATGACGGCTCCGCGCGGTTGCATTGCCGCTGGTGGAACCTGCCGTTCATGCAAAATTATTTTGCCGTCGGCGACGAGCTTTTCATCTTCGGCAAACTGAAACCCGGTAAGCCCCGCACGATGGACCATCCCGAAACGGAAATCATCGAGGACGGCGATGAAAGCGCCATTCACATCAATCGCATCGCGCCGATTTATCCGCTGACCGAAGGCTTGCCGCAACGCTGGCTGCGCGCCCTGATCTGGCGCGCGCTCCATCTGTTCGAGGGGCACATCACCGAACCGTGGCCCGCGCTAGCGCTCAACGATTTTCCCGCGCGCGCCAATGCCATTCGCATGCTGCATTTTCCCGAGGCGCTGGACGACATGGAAATGGCCCGGCGTCGGCTCGCCTTGGATGAATTTATCGTGCTTCAAAGCGACATCCGTGCGCGCCGAAAAAAATTCGAAGCCAAGGCGAAAGGTTTGCCGTGCGCGGGAAATAACCAGTTGATCCGCCCCTTTCTCGCGAAACTTGGATTTCACCTGACCGATGCGCAAACCCGCGTGCTGCGCGAGTTGCGCCACGACCTCGGCGGCCCTCATCCCATGCGGCGATTGCTGCAAGGCGACGTCGGCTCGGGCAAAACCGCCGTCGCCGCGTGCAGCGCCTTGATGGCTCTGGAAAGCGGTTACAATGTCGCGCTCATGGCGCCGACGGAAATTCTCGCGGCGCAACATTTCCAGACCTTCACGCGCTGGTTCGAGCCGCTCGGGATTGACGTGCAGTTGCAAACCGGCAGCCGCAAGACCGAACGCGCCTCGCTGCTCGCGAAAAATTCTCGCGGCATTCTGACCATCGGCACGCACGCCCTGATCGAATCCGGTTTCGCGATGGAACGCCTCGGCCTCGTCATCATTGACGAGCAGCATAAATTCGGCGTGACGCAGCGCGAACAGTTTGTTCGCAAGGGAAATTATCCGCATCTGCTGGTGATGACTGCGACCCCTATTCCGCGCACGCTCGGGCTCACGCTCTACGGCGAGCTGGATGTCTCCGTGATTGACGAACTGCCGAAAGGCCGCGGGCAAATCAAGACCTTCGTGCGCGCCGCGGACAAGCTGCCGAAAGTCTGGGCCTTCGCGCGCGAAAAGCTCGCGGCGGGACGGCAGGCGTACGTCGTCTATCCGCGCATCGAGGAAACCGGCGCAGCGGGTCTGAAGGCGGTGACGAAAGAATTCGAGCACTTGAAAAAACTGTTCGCGCCGCATGCGGTGGGACTGTTGCATGGCCGTCTCGCTAGTGCGGAAAAAGAACGCGTGATGGCGGGCTTTCGCAATGGCGAAATAAAAGTCCTGCTCGCGACGCCGCTGATTGAGGTCGGCGTGGACGTGCCGAATGCCACCATCATGGTCATCGAGAACGCCGAGCAATTCGGCCTCGCCCAACTTCATCAACTGCGCGGACGCATCGGCCGCGGTGCGCACGATTCGACCTGCATCCTCGTGGCGAACGCGAAGAACGCCGAGGCCCGCCAGCGTTTGGCCGTGCTGGAAGAAACGATGGATGGTTTTCGCATTGCCGAGGCGGATTTGAAATTACGCGGCCCCGGCGAATTGCTCGGCCAACAGCAAAGCGGCATGCCCTCGTTCCGTTTTGGCGATCTCGTGAAGGATTTTGAGTTGATCAAGCTCGCCCGGGATTTGGCGACGAAACTCCAGTCTTGA
- a CDS encoding aldehyde dehydrogenase family protein, with amino-acid sequence MSTHLQVLKTYKLYIGGAFVRSESGRYLSAKSPAGEHLDNYSHASRKDLRDAVTAARGAFDGWAKRTAYLRGQILYRAAEMLQNRADELTHEIIRSTGTGPAKVRAGVNVAIDRLVYYAGWTDKYSQVFGSVNPVASSHFNFTTPEPTGVVAVVAPDEPPLVALVSVIAPAILSGNTCVVIASEKHPLTALTFAEILATSDLPGGVVNLLAGKRAELAPHLATHMDINAIVDASGDTALGATLQAGSAKNLKRYTATKLSFADWFTAKAEDPYKILDTIEYKTAWHPIGV; translated from the coding sequence ATGAGCACCCATCTCCAAGTCCTCAAGACCTACAAGCTCTACATTGGCGGCGCCTTCGTCCGCAGCGAGAGCGGTCGTTACCTCTCCGCCAAGTCCCCCGCCGGTGAACACCTCGATAATTACTCCCACGCCTCCCGCAAAGACCTGCGCGATGCCGTCACCGCCGCCCGTGGCGCGTTCGATGGCTGGGCCAAACGCACCGCCTACCTCCGCGGCCAAATCCTCTACCGCGCCGCCGAGATGCTCCAAAACCGCGCCGATGAACTCACCCACGAAATCATCCGCTCCACCGGCACCGGCCCCGCCAAAGTCCGCGCCGGCGTCAACGTCGCCATAGACCGCCTCGTCTATTACGCCGGCTGGACCGATAAATATTCCCAGGTCTTCGGCTCCGTGAACCCCGTTGCCTCCTCCCATTTTAATTTCACCACCCCCGAGCCCACTGGCGTCGTCGCCGTCGTCGCGCCCGATGAACCGCCCCTGGTTGCCCTCGTCTCCGTCATCGCGCCCGCCATCCTCAGCGGAAACACCTGCGTCGTCATCGCCTCCGAAAAACATCCCCTCACCGCCCTCACCTTCGCCGAAATTCTCGCCACCAGCGACCTCCCCGGCGGAGTCGTCAACCTCCTCGCCGGCAAACGCGCCGAACTCGCCCCGCACCTCGCCACCCACATGGACATCAACGCCATTGTGGACGCCTCCGGCGACACCGCCCTCGGCGCGACTCTGCAAGCCGGCTCCGCCAAAAATCTAAAGCGCTACACCGCCACCAAACTTTCCTTCGCCGACTGGTTCACCGCCAAAGCCGAAGACCCCTACAAAATCCTCGACACCATCGAATACAAAACCGCCTGGCACCCCATCGGCGTATAA